One window of Pyxicephalus adspersus chromosome 4, UCB_Pads_2.0, whole genome shotgun sequence genomic DNA carries:
- the COX7A2 gene encoding cytochrome c oxidase subunit 7A2, mitochondrial, giving the protein MFRNLLALRQISQRTLSTSSRRSVQNKVAEKQKLFQEDNGIPVHLKAGVGDVLLYRLTMVMTVLGVGYCVYEIGKAALPQKK; this is encoded by the exons ATGTTCCGCAATTTGTTG GCACTCCGTCAGATCTCCCAGAGAACCTTAAGCACTTCCAGCAGGAGGTCAGTGCAAAACAaggttgcagaaaagcaaaagttGTTTCAG gaagaTAATGGAATTCCAGTTCATCTGAAAGCAGGTGTTGGTGATGTCTTATTGTACAGACTAACCATGGTCATGACTGTTCTTG gagttGGTTATTGTGTATATGAAATTGGCAAAGCTGCCCTCCCTCAGAAGAAATGA